In the Hylaeus volcanicus isolate JK05 chromosome 1, UHH_iyHylVolc1.0_haploid, whole genome shotgun sequence genome, one interval contains:
- the LOC128878165 gene encoding serine/threonine-protein kinase Tao — protein sequence MPAVPRPGSLKDPEIAELFEKNDPEKIFEDLREIGHGSFGAVYYARCLVTKEIVAIKKMSYLGKQTVEKWQDILKEIRFLRQLHHPNTIEYKGCYLRDHTAWLVMEYCLGSASDIIEVHKRPLKEDEIAAICEGVLRGLHYLHNLGRIHRDVKAGNILLTENGTVKLADFGSASIKCPANSFVGTPYWMAPEVILAMDEGQYDGKVDVWSLGITCIELAERKPPYFNMNAMSALYHIAQNDTPTLNSPDWSDVFRHFVEVCLTKSPTERPASGRLLSHQFVTRTPSPQVLIDLIQRTKAAVRELDNLNYRKMKKILMIDACETESTVGDADDTPDEQTGGDSSKSNSITSEHSIHSMGVSASSQSSSTNSLPLPNADANDYSTGSVRNRHKISAGGVTANLLEHGANNFATIRTTSIVTKQQKEHMQEEMHEQMSGYKRMRREHQGALVKLEERCKMEMESHKQLLDKEYETLLQQFSKELEKLQLRHLQELERKLKQNQNAEKKLQKEITSRQEADRKALEAQQKKQYKAYKERWKKELSQDEVTPKRQRDATLQTQKHNLRQMEAQEEQRLARGQREYLDLEIRKFRRKKLLIFHSLEQELLREELNKRQQQLEQAHAMLLRHHEKTQELEYRQQRAVHALREDQVHRQHTTELSNQQDYMNRAERDLRKKHALELKQQPKSLKQKEMQIRKQFRETCKIQTLQYKALKAQILQTTVKEEQKAVIKKLKEEQRRKLALLGDQYEQSIAEMLQKQSIRLDESQEVECHNLKERLNYELEILMAYQSKNKMQAEAQRNRERRELEDRVSVRRALLEQKMEVETQEFLRERSERIRLLHERQERELQQFDEESARIGFSALAIAEASKESYPDDESLSGSMLSLAHSNSSTSFPPNSL from the exons ATGCCAGCTGTTCCAAGGCCTGGTAGCCTTAAGGACCCAGAGATCGCTGaattatttgagaaaaatgatccggagaaaatatttgaggaCTTGCGCGAAATCGGGCATGGCAGTTTTGGAGCTGTTTACTATGCACGATGCTTGGTTACCAAAGAAATTGTTGCCATCAAGAAAATGTCGTACTTGGGGAAGCAAACTGTCGAAAAATGGCAAGATATCTTGAAGGAAATTCGATTTCTTAGGCAACTACATCACCCTAATACGATAGAGTATAAAGGTTGTTATCTCAGGGACCACACTGCTTGGCTGGTAATGGAATATTGCCTTGGATCTGCATCAGATATTATCGAAGTTCATAAAAGACCTTTAAAAGAAGACGAGATAGCCGCAATTTGCGAAGGTGTGCTACGCGGTTTGCATTACCTTCATAATCTTGGAAGAATTCACCGAGATGTAAAAGcaggaaatattttacttaccGAGAATGGAACGGTAAAATTAGCAGATTTTGGATCTGCCAGTATAAAATGTCCAGCAAATAGCTTCGTAGGAACTCCTTACTGGATGGCACCAGAAGTGATATTAGCTATGGATGAAGGCCAGTATGATGGAAAAGTAGATGTATGGTCTTTGGGAATAACGTGTATTGAATTAGCAGAGCGGAAGCCACCGTATTTTAACATGAATGCTATGAGTGCTCTGTATCATATTGCTCAGAATGATACTCCGACTCTGAATTCGCCAGATTGGTCAGACGTTTTTCGTCACTTTGTTGAAGTCTGTCTTACCAAAAGTCCAACAGAAAGGCCAGCCTCTGGTAGATTGTTATCGCATCAATTTGTCACCAGAACACCTTCTCCTCAAGTTTTGATAGATTTAATTCAGAGAACAAAAGCTGCTGTGAGGGAATTGGATAATTTGAATTATCGGAAAATGAAGAAGATACTAATGATCGACGCTTGCGAGACTGAAAGTACAGTTGGTGATGCTGATG ataCACCTGATGAACAAACAGGTGGTGACAGTAGCAAGAGTAATTCAATTACCTCTGAGCATTCGATTCATTCGATGGGTGTTTCTGCAAGTTCTCAAAGTTCCTCCACTAACAGCCTGCCACTGCCAAACGCTGATGCAAATGATTATTCCACTGGATCTGTACGAAATCGGCATAAAATATCAGCAGGTGGTGTTACTGCCAACCTTCTTGAACACGGTGCCAATAACTTTGCAACAATTAGGACGACATCGATTGTGACTAAGCAACAAAAAGAACATATGCAAGAAGAAATGCATGAACAAATGAGTGGATACAAAAGAATGAGACGAGAACATCAAGGTGCTTTG GTGAAATTAGAAGAGCGTTgtaaaatggaaatggaatCGCATAAACAATTACTAGACAAAGAATACGAAACTCTTTTACAACAATTTAGTAAAGAATTGGAGAAACTTCAATTAAGGCATTTGCAAGAATTAGAGCGTAAACTTAAACAAAACCAAAATGCGGAAAAGAAgcttcaaaaagaaattacaagtAGACAAGAGGCTGATCGGAAAGCATTAGAAGCACAGCAAAAGAAACAGTACAAA GCTTATAAAGAGAgatggaaaaaagaattgtcTCAAGATGAAGTTACTCCAAAACGACAACGAGATGCTACACTTCAAACtcaaaaacataatttacgaCAGATGGAAGCGCAAGAAGAACAACGACTTGCAAGAGGGCAAAGAGAATATCTCGATTTAGAAATTCGTAAATTCCGCAGAAAAAAGTTGCTTATTTTTCATAGTTTGGAGCAAGAACTACTTCGAGAA GAATTAAATAAGAGGCAACAGCAATTAGAGCAAGCACATGCTATGTTGTTACGTCATCATGAAAAGACACAAGAACTAGAGTATAGACAACAAAGAGCTGTTCATGCTCTTCGAGAAGATCAAGTTCATCGGCAACACACGACTGAACTTTCTAATCAACAAGATTATATGAATAGGGCGGAGCGCGATTTGCGTAAGAAACACGCATTGGAGCTCAAGCAACAACCGAAGAGTCTCAAA CAAAAGGAAATGCAgattcgaaaacaatttagAGAGACGTGTAAAATACAAACACTGCAATATAAGGCATTGAAAGCTCAAATATTACAAACCACAGTAAAAGAAGAACAAAAGGcggttattaaaaaattaaaagaggaGCAAAGAAGAAAGTTAGCTTTGTTAGGTGACCAGTACGAACAAAGTATTGCCGAAATGCTTCAAAAACAAAGTATACGTTTAGATGAGTCGCAAGAAGTTGAATGTCATAATCTTAAG GAAAGATTGAATTACGAACTAGAAATTCTAATGGCATATCAATCTAAGAACAAAATGCAAGCTGAGGCGCAAAGAAATCGGGAACGTCGCGAATTAGAAGATCGAGTATCAGTCAGGCGAGCTTTGCTTGAACAAAAAATGGAAGTTGAAACTCAGGAATTTCTGCGAGAACGTAGTGAACGGATACGTCTACTACATGAAAGACAGGAACGTGAATTACAACAATTTGACGAGGAAAGTGCAAGAATAGGATTCAG TGCTCTGGCGATAGCTGAGGCATCAAAAGAATCTTACCCAGACGATGAAAGCCTTAGTGGCTCAATGTTAAGTCTGGCTCACAGTAATAGTTCTACATCCTTCCCCCCTAATagtctttaa
- the LOC128878184 gene encoding vacuolar protein sorting-associated protein 33A: protein MSSAHLTTGRLNVGIIQEQARKQLLCLLEKCDGTKAIIWEESLAGPIGLVAKYSLLEEHDVVKLYPLCGGSLNIPPNIVNIIFITRPQLDLMDLIAENIHSEDGKRPRKEFHLFFVPRKSLVCQKKLQNRGVFGSFTLIEEFKCDLFPFDNDLLSMELSGSFKEFHLENDPTCLYQVAQAIHGLQKLYGKIPKVTGRGCAAGKVWELLERLSREEEENKATSVQSSTIEYLLLLDRSVDLLSPLVTQLTYEGLIDEIFGIEVNTAKLPARKFHDSEDSPTAMSINEKEQIILNSGEELFVEIRDKNFNGVGPVLSKKAKVISSQFDERHRDKSVQEIKQFVARLPHMLATKQSLAKHTTIAEMIKEVTDSSSFLESLQVEQELLNCIDTDKPNAYIEDMIAQQQPLLKVLRLLCIQSLTNSGLKPKLLDYYKREIIQTYGYQHLPTILNLEKAGLLKQQQSARQYAVLRKALRLTVEDESEIAPKDISYVHSIYAPLSVRLAEQLVQPTGWQGLNDVMGLLPGPTINSVPSNVLSSGRRNSVTSEDSNSEPPKLVMVFFIGGCTFAEISALRFLSQQEELNVEFVVCTTKLINGNTFLTSLMENLEST from the exons ATGTCATCGGCACATTTAACAACTGGCCGATTAAATGTGGGAATTATACAAGAACAAGCTAGAAAACAACTCCTTTGCTTGCTTGAAAAATGTGATGGCACGAAG gCAATTATATGGGAAGAATCTCTTGCAGGACCAATTGGTCTCGTTGCAAAGTACAGTTTGCTCGAGGAACACGACGTGGTTAAATTATATCCATTATGTGGTGGGAGCTTGAATATTCCAccgaatattgttaatatcatatttattaCTAGGCCTCAATTAGATCTTATGGATTTAATTGCTGAAAATATACATAG TGAGGATGGTAAAAGGCCAcggaaagaatttcatttgttttttgtgCCTCGCAAAAGTCTTGTCTGTCaaaagaaacttcaaaataGAGGAGTCTTTGGTAGTTTTACCCTAatagaagaatttaaatgtGATTTGTTTCCTTTTGATAATGATCTTCTTTCCATGGAACTTAGTGGATCATTTAAAGAGtttcatttagaaaatgaTCCAACCTGCTTGTATCAAGTTGCACAAGCCATTCATGGTTTACAAAAGTTATATGGAAAAATACCAAAAGTCACAGGAAGAGGGTGTGCAGCTGGTAAAGTTTGGGAGTTATTAGAAAGATTAAGTcgagaagaagaggaaaataAAGCAACATCTGTACAGTCGAGTACTATAGAGTATTTACTATTATTGGATAGATCTGTGGATTTACTTTCACCCTTAGTTACACAGTTAACATACGAAGGGTTGATAGATGAAATTTTTGGAATAGAAGTTA ATACTGCAAAGTTGCCAGCAAGAAAGTTTCATGATTCCGAAGATTCCCCAACAGCCATGTctattaatgaaaaagaacaaatcATACTTAATTCTGGAGAAGAATTGTTTGTAGAGATTAG ggataaaaattttaatggagTAGGTCCTGTTCTTAGTAAGAAAGCTAAAGTTATTTCGTCGCAATTCGATGAAAGACATAGAGATAAAAGCGTACAGGAAATCAAACAGTTTGTAGCACGATTACCGCATATGTTAGCTACCAAGCAATCATTAGCGAAAc ataCAACAATAGcagaaatgataaaagaagTAACAGATTCGAGTAGCTTCCTAGAATCATTGCAGGTTGAACAAGAGTTGCTAAACTGTATTGACACAGACAAACCAAATGCTTATATAGAAGATATGATAGCACAACAACAACCACTTTTAAAAGTTTTACGGCTTCTCTGTATACAGTCTTTAACAAACTCTGGTCTTAAACCAAAATTATTAGACTActataaaagagaaataatacaaacgtACGGGTATCAACATTTACCAactatattaaatttagaaaaggcTGGCTTGTTAAAACAACAACAATCTGCTCGTCAATACGCAGTTTTGCGGAAAGCATTAAGACTGACAGTCGAAGACGAAAGCGAGATAGCCCCAAAAGACATTAGTTACGTTCATTCCATATACGCACCACTAAGTGTTCGATTAGCGGAGCAACTTGTACAACCAACTGGTTGGCAAGGTTTAAATGATGTAATGGGTTTACTACCAGGTCCTACTATTAACAGTGTTCCATCTAACGTTTTGTCTTCTGGGAGaa gaaattcTGTTACGAGCGAAGATTCTAATTCTGAACCGCCGAAGCTAGTAATGGTTTTCTTTATCGGAGGTTGTACATTTGCAGAGATTTCTGCACTCCGATTTTTGTCTCAACAAGAAGAGT taaaCGTAGAATTTGTTGTTTGTACTACAAAGCTAATAAATGGAAACACATTTTTGACATCGTTGATGGAAAATTTAGAAAGtacgtaa